One Thomasclavelia spiroformis DSM 1552 DNA window includes the following coding sequences:
- a CDS encoding transposase produces MIQCHKLKSKIEKGYMMMTKPTFTDEFKQGVVQYVLEHPDESKVAIAKQFGIADSTVHKWLKDASSNDGVINSRGSGNYSSDEAKEIARLKKELKDTQDALEVLKKAIGILGN; encoded by the coding sequence ATGATACAATGTCATAAGCTTAAATCAAAAATAGAAAAGGGGTATATGATGATGACTAAACCAACATTTACAGATGAATTTAAACAGGGAGTTGTTCAATATGTTTTAGAACATCCTGATGAATCTAAAGTAGCTATAGCTAAACAGTTTGGTATTGCTGATAGCACTGTTCATAAATGGCTTAAAGATGCCAGTAGTAATGACGGCGTAATTAATTCAAGAGGAAGCGGTAATTATTCAAGTGACGAAGCTAAAGAAATTGCCAGATTAAAAAAAGAACTGAAAGATACACAGGATGCTTTAGAAGTCCTAAAAAAGGCTATTGGCATACTGGGCAATTAA
- a CDS encoding IS3 family transposase, translated as MLKKLQLSKSGYYEYLKRKPCKQKIRKARITERIKKIYKDSKEIYGAPKITEILKKEGEKNK; from the coding sequence ATGCTAAAAAAATTACAACTGAGTAAATCAGGATATTATGAATATTTGAAAAGAAAACCATGTAAACAAAAAATCAGAAAAGCTAGAATCACAGAAAGAATCAAGAAAATCTATAAGGATTCAAAAGAAATATATGGAGCTCCTAAAATAACTGAAATACTAAAAAAAGAGGGAGAAAAAAATAAGTGA
- a CDS encoding IS3 family transposase: MRENNIKAHYIKPYTITTKDCDFSNKLKNILNRDFNPKAPNQAWCTDITYIWTADEGFVYLTSIMDLYSRKIIAWTLSKTLEVDEVLKCLETAKKRRKSAKPIVIHADRGVHYTSKKYKRLTKQMKRSYSQKGTPWDNACIESYHALIKREWLNRFKIINYNHAYKLVFEYIEGFYNTIRVHSHCDYKSPNEYEHDYLISIN, translated from the coding sequence ATGAGGGAAAACAATATTAAAGCTCATTATATCAAACCATATACAATAACAACAAAAGACTGTGATTTTTCAAATAAACTAAAAAATATTCTAAACCGAGATTTTAATCCAAAAGCACCAAATCAGGCATGGTGTACTGATATAACATATATCTGGACAGCAGATGAAGGATTTGTATATTTAACCAGTATAATGGATCTCTATTCAAGAAAAATAATAGCATGGACATTAAGCAAAACATTAGAAGTAGATGAAGTATTAAAATGTCTGGAAACAGCTAAAAAAAGAAGAAAAAGCGCAAAACCAATAGTAATCCATGCAGATCGCGGAGTGCACTATACATCGAAGAAATACAAAAGATTAACTAAGCAGATGAAAAGAAGCTATTCACAAAAAGGAACACCGTGGGATAATGCGTGTATAGAATCATATCATGCATTGATAAAAAGGGAATGGCTGAACAGATTTAAGATTATAAATTATAATCATGCATATAAGCTGGTATTTGAATACATAGAAGGATTTTATAATACAATAAGAGTACATTCACATTGTGATTATAAATCACCTAATGAATATGAGCATGATTATTTAATTAGTATCAATTAA
- a CDS encoding reverse transcriptase domain-containing protein: MKDTQDKIGYCQLSLGLLYEDSTGYDNSGEVYPTSKQEISHTKNTNRFVVHEKLLETIMEDANIEKAIQRVMSNKGSGGVDKMQVAEVRTHFAQHWSYLKKLIMEGHYSPQAVKRVEIPKDNGKKRELGIPTVTDRVIQQAIVQVLTPIFEPQFSDNSYGFRPRRNAHQAVRKVVEYANEGYRYTVDLDLEKYFDTVNHSRLIQILSQTIKDGRVISLIHKYLNAGVIVKHKFEETTKGVPQGGPLSPLLSNIWYYVKISDHINVRNLIN, encoded by the coding sequence ATGAAAGATACTCAAGATAAAATAGGATACTGTCAACTATCATTAGGCTTACTCTATGAAGATAGTACGGGATACGACAATAGTGGAGAAGTGTATCCTACATCAAAACAAGAGATATCACATACGAAGAACACCAATAGATTTGTAGTACATGAGAAGTTACTTGAAACAATTATGGAGGATGCCAATATAGAAAAGGCAATCCAAAGGGTTATGAGTAATAAGGGAAGTGGTGGTGTAGATAAAATGCAAGTCGCAGAAGTTCGTACGCATTTCGCACAACACTGGTCTTATCTAAAGAAACTTATCATGGAGGGACATTATAGTCCACAAGCCGTTAAAAGAGTAGAAATACCAAAAGATAACGGAAAGAAAAGAGAGTTAGGAATTCCAACAGTGACGGATAGGGTCATACAACAGGCGATAGTACAGGTACTGACACCAATATTTGAACCCCAATTCAGTGACAATAGTTATGGGTTCCGACCAAGAAGAAATGCCCATCAAGCAGTAAGAAAAGTAGTCGAATACGCCAATGAAGGATATCGATATACAGTAGACCTAGATTTAGAGAAGTACTTTGATACAGTCAACCATTCAAGACTTATACAGATATTGTCACAAACTATTAAAGACGGAAGAGTTATATCACTCATACATAAATATCTCAATGCAGGAGTCATAGTAAAACATAAGTTTGAAGAAACTACAAAAGGAGTACCCCAAGGTGGGCCACTCAGCCCATTATTATCAAATATATGGTACTATGTCAAGATTTCGGACCACATAAATGTAAGAAATTTAATTAATTGA
- a CDS encoding sensor histidine kinase, with protein sequence MFQTLEIAQRGYIDYDYNPIEKSSDKQIYHLTYDVKNNLIIPSGNITYTEAKNLSYVFSSYLTDMIEDNKEKIQGKEEYAETAIYFQITKKDTNTYVISLAYSDYSANLISAIRQQIINTLYITFVIVGVVIFLWVSSLIKPLKQIRKYIEDIRNDEESELKINRKDEIGIVSDELIAMKEEINRQSKIKEEMIHNISHDLKTPIALIKSYSQSVKDDIYPYGDKNSSMDVIIENADRLDNKVRSLLYLNRLDFLSNESTNNNVNMEELIEHITIQLRGMHPEIEIETDLKDISFKGDEECWRICVENIIENAYRYVNKKIKIVLKEDYLEIYNDGEPIDSDNIEALFQPYEKGTKGQFGLGLSIVHKTCTMYGYNVKAVNQEVGVSFIIEKNIE encoded by the coding sequence ATGTTTCAAACACTAGAAATAGCTCAACGTGGCTATATCGATTATGATTATAATCCCATAGAAAAATCTTCAGATAAACAAATATATCATCTTACATATGATGTAAAAAACAATTTAATAATTCCATCTGGTAATATTACATATACTGAGGCAAAAAATTTAAGTTATGTTTTCAGTAGTTATTTGACAGACATGATTGAAGATAATAAAGAAAAAATTCAAGGAAAGGAAGAGTATGCAGAAACAGCTATTTATTTTCAAATAACAAAAAAAGATACAAATACTTATGTAATTTCGTTAGCTTATAGTGACTATTCAGCTAATTTAATTTCAGCAATTAGACAACAAATAATAAATACGTTGTATATTACGTTTGTAATAGTAGGTGTAGTGATTTTTTTATGGGTAAGTAGTTTGATTAAACCATTAAAGCAAATTAGAAAATATATTGAAGATATTAGAAATGATGAAGAAAGTGAACTAAAAATTAACCGTAAAGATGAAATCGGAATAGTATCTGATGAACTTATTGCGATGAAAGAAGAAATAAATCGTCAAAGTAAAATAAAAGAAGAAATGATTCATAATATTTCCCATGATTTAAAGACACCAATAGCTCTAATAAAATCATATTCGCAAAGTGTTAAAGATGATATATATCCATATGGTGATAAAAATTCTTCAATGGATGTTATCATTGAAAATGCAGATCGATTGGATAATAAAGTTAGAAGTTTATTATATTTAAATAGATTGGACTTTTTAAGTAATGAAAGTACTAATAATAATGTAAACATGGAGGAATTAATTGAACACATTACAATTCAACTACGAGGAATGCATCCAGAAATAGAAATAGAAACAGATTTAAAAGACATCTCGTTTAAAGGAGATGAAGAATGTTGGCGCATTTGTGTTGAAAATATAATTGAAAATGCATATCGTTATGTAAATAAAAAAATAAAAATTGTTTTAAAAGAAGATTATTTAGAAATATACAATGATGGAGAACCAATTGATAGTGATAATATAGAAGCTTTGTTCCAACCATATGAAAAAGGTACTAAAGGGCAATTTGGATTAGGGTTATCAATTGTTCATAAAACATGTACAATGTATGGATATAATGTAAAAGCAGTTAACCAAGAAGTTGGTGTAAGTTTTATTATTGAAAAAAACATTGAATAA
- a CDS encoding response regulator transcription factor, translating into MQFKINIIDDEKNLNDLVRTYLEKEGYIVYSFYTYDEALMHKNDDVHLWLIDIMLDRSSGFELFNEIKSIRPKMPIIFMSARDQEFDRIIGLEKGSDDYITKPFNIKEVILRINNLIKRSYDDPSKIKLDGYDIDLEKRRVFNHENEIILTTKEYDLLVYFITNKGLAISREQVLNKVWDENYYGSDRVVDDTLRRLRKKMPEINVRTIYGFGYRLD; encoded by the coding sequence ATGCAGTTTAAAATAAATATAATAGATGATGAGAAGAACTTAAATGATTTAGTAAGAACATATTTAGAAAAAGAGGGATATATCGTATATTCTTTTTATACATATGACGAAGCATTAATGCATAAAAATGATGATGTACATTTATGGTTAATTGATATTATGTTAGATCGTTCAAGTGGTTTTGAATTATTTAATGAGATAAAAAGTATTAGACCTAAAATGCCAATAATTTTTATGTCAGCCCGTGATCAAGAATTTGACCGTATTATTGGTTTAGAAAAAGGATCTGATGACTATATTACAAAACCATTTAATATTAAAGAAGTAATTTTAAGAATTAATAATTTAATAAAAAGATCGTATGATGATCCATCAAAAATTAAGTTAGATGGATATGATATAGATTTAGAAAAAAGAAGAGTATTTAATCATGAAAATGAAATTATTTTAACAACTAAAGAATATGATTTATTAGTTTATTTTATTACTAATAAAGGGTTAGCTATATCACGTGAACAAGTACTTAATAAGGTTTGGGATGAAAATTATTATGGTAGTGATCGCGTTGTTGATGATACACTAAGAAGACTGAGAAAGAAAATGCCAGAAATTAATGTTCGTACAATTTACGGATTTGGCTATCGTTTAGACTAA
- the glmM gene encoding phosphoglucosamine mutase — protein MGKYFGTDGFRGEANVDLTVEHAYKVGRYLGWYYSQNGKAKVVIGKDTRRSSYMFEYALVSGLTASGADVYLLHVTTTPSVSYVVTSEEFDCGIMISASHNPYYDNGIKILDGNGHKLDASIENLIEQYIDGLIDELPYATKDEIGCVLDYSIGRNRYIGYLMSIPTRAFRNYRVGLDCANGASSAIAKSVFDALGAKTFVINSDPNGLNINTNCGSTHIEVLQQYVKENALDIGFAYDGDADRCICVDEFGRVIDGDLILYVCGKYLKDHGELANDTVVTTVMSNLGLYKAFDKEGIKYEKTAVGDKYVNENMVKNGHVLGGEQSGHIIFSKHATTGDGILTSLKVMEAVIESKKTIAQLIEPVTIYPQLMKNVPVRDKKEAQQDADVKAVIAEVEASLGDNGRVLVRESGTEPVVRVMVEADTDEKCLKYVNKIVDKMIEKGFVIKR, from the coding sequence GTGGGTAAGTATTTTGGAACAGATGGATTTAGAGGAGAAGCAAATGTAGATTTGACAGTTGAACACGCATATAAGGTTGGAAGATATCTTGGATGGTATTATTCTCAAAATGGAAAAGCAAAAGTGGTAATTGGAAAAGATACACGTAGAAGTTCTTATATGTTTGAATATGCATTAGTATCAGGACTTACAGCAAGTGGCGCAGATGTTTATTTATTACATGTAACTACTACTCCTTCAGTATCATATGTAGTTACTAGTGAAGAGTTTGATTGTGGTATCATGATATCAGCTTCACATAATCCATATTATGATAATGGAATAAAAATTCTAGATGGTAATGGTCATAAGTTAGATGCTAGTATTGAAAATTTAATTGAACAATATATTGATGGTTTAATTGATGAATTGCCATATGCAACAAAAGATGAAATAGGATGTGTATTAGATTATTCAATTGGACGTAATCGTTATATTGGTTATTTAATGTCAATTCCAACAAGAGCATTTAGAAATTATCGAGTAGGGCTTGATTGTGCAAACGGAGCAAGTAGCGCTATTGCAAAAAGTGTTTTTGACGCATTAGGTGCTAAAACATTTGTAATTAATAGTGATCCTAATGGATTAAACATCAATACTAATTGTGGTTCTACACATATTGAAGTTTTACAACAATATGTTAAAGAAAATGCATTAGATATTGGTTTTGCTTATGATGGTGATGCTGATCGTTGTATTTGTGTCGATGAATTTGGTCGTGTAATTGATGGTGATTTAATTTTATATGTTTGTGGTAAATATTTAAAAGATCATGGTGAATTAGCAAATGATACTGTTGTTACCACAGTTATGTCAAATTTAGGATTATATAAAGCATTTGATAAAGAAGGTATAAAATATGAAAAAACTGCTGTTGGCGATAAATATGTAAATGAAAATATGGTAAAAAATGGTCATGTACTTGGTGGTGAACAATCTGGTCATATTATCTTTTCAAAACATGCAACAACTGGAGATGGAATTTTAACTTCATTAAAAGTTATGGAAGCTGTAATTGAGAGCAAAAAAACAATTGCACAATTAATTGAACCAGTTACAATTTATCCACAGTTAATGAAAAATGTTCCAGTAAGAGATAAAAAAGAAGCACAACAAGATGCAGACGTAAAAGCGGTAATTGCTGAAGTAGAAGCATCTTTAGGAGATAATGGTCGTGTGTTAGTGCGTGAAAGTGGAACAGAACCAGTAGTCAGAGTTATGGTTGAAGCAGATACAGATGAAAAATGTCTGAAATATGTTAATAAAATTGTCGATAAGATGATTGAAAAAGGATTTGTTATAAAAAGATAA
- a CDS encoding YbbR-like domain-containing protein, protein MSKKDNQKPSIKKDTTTDFFLNFINRQKSENKKSEKQSSIKPNEELLNVKNKSFEFIYKAVNSLNLFLDRMLQSNLSMKILSFIIAIVLLFTINGNINNIFSTPNGGDYIYDVKISVRGLQDDYDVVGLPETVNVALVGPSLDIYTAKISKNYKIIADFSSLGEGDHTIELKSEGFPTNLQVMIVPQTVNVKITQKYTETFELGYDFINEDKIDSKYSVSVESMEHQQVEIRGSQDIIGKINTVKANIDLSGINKSFEQDAKIYAYDRSGKKLDVEIIPDSVHVQCDVSSYSKEVSIVPEYVGRFENGYGLKEITLSKDKVRIYGKEELLNSINSVYVMIDISGLSGDKTYEKLPIAGIEKINKLSFDTVDASLKVSPAIKKTITDIPINVINNNHDYQVVFANESDKVSIEVEGVEELLNNVLANDFNATIDVENLKSGINTVKVDLSTSKSYLNYRLLSPEKIRITLKK, encoded by the coding sequence ATGTCAAAAAAAGATAATCAAAAACCATCAATAAAAAAAGATACGACTACAGATTTCTTTTTAAATTTTATAAATCGTCAAAAATCTGAAAATAAAAAATCTGAAAAACAGTCATCAATAAAACCTAATGAAGAATTATTAAATGTAAAAAATAAGTCATTTGAATTTATATATAAAGCAGTAAATTCTTTAAATCTTTTTTTAGATCGTATGTTACAATCCAATCTTTCAATGAAGATATTATCTTTTATAATAGCAATAGTACTATTATTCACTATTAATGGAAATATTAATAATATCTTCTCTACACCTAATGGGGGAGATTATATATATGATGTAAAAATTAGTGTAAGAGGATTACAAGATGATTATGATGTAGTAGGATTACCGGAAACAGTAAATGTGGCATTAGTTGGACCATCATTAGATATTTATACAGCAAAGATATCAAAGAATTATAAAATAATTGCTGATTTTTCAAGCCTTGGTGAGGGTGATCATACAATTGAATTAAAGAGTGAAGGATTTCCTACTAATTTACAAGTAATGATTGTGCCACAAACCGTAAATGTTAAAATTACACAGAAATATACTGAAACATTTGAATTAGGATATGATTTTATTAATGAAGATAAAATAGATAGTAAATATTCAGTATCAGTAGAATCAATGGAACATCAGCAAGTAGAAATCCGCGGGTCACAGGATATAATAGGAAAAATAAACACAGTTAAAGCTAATATTGATTTAAGTGGTATCAATAAATCATTTGAACAAGATGCTAAAATATATGCATATGATCGAAGTGGTAAAAAATTAGATGTAGAAATTATTCCTGATTCCGTGCACGTTCAATGTGATGTTTCTTCATACAGTAAAGAAGTTTCCATTGTACCTGAATATGTGGGACGGTTTGAAAATGGGTATGGTTTAAAAGAAATCACGTTGTCTAAAGATAAAGTTCGAATATATGGTAAAGAAGAATTACTTAATAGTATAAATAGCGTATATGTTATGATTGATATATCGGGATTAAGTGGTGATAAAACTTATGAAAAATTACCAATTGCAGGAATAGAAAAAATTAATAAGTTATCTTTTGATACAGTTGATGCTTCATTAAAAGTTTCACCTGCAATTAAAAAAACAATTACTGATATACCTATAAATGTGATTAATAACAATCATGATTATCAAGTTGTTTTTGCAAATGAATCTGATAAAGTTTCTATTGAAGTTGAGGGAGTAGAAGAATTATTGAATAATGTCTTGGCTAATGATTTTAATGCAACTATTGACGTAGAAAACTTGAAAAGTGGAATTAATACTGTTAAAGTAGATTTAAGTACAAGTAAAAGTTACTTAAACTATAGATTACTTTCACCAGAAAAAATAAGAATAACTTTAAAAAAATAG
- the cdaA gene encoding diadenylate cyclase CdaA, which translates to MTTITFSLSSILNVLRTVIDLILVWYVIYVLISMMKQNMRTMQLFKGVLLILILKMFTSLLGLSVMDYLVDIVLTWGVVAIIVVFQPEIRGLLEKMGRTKLEPNHENLSDDEKERLMDELVSAITKLSEDQTGALITFECGQSLIDYINTGTRINADIKSELFTTIFWEGTPLHDGATIIKDDRVVCAAAFYPPTNQELSPLYGARHRAALGISEITDSLTVVVSEETGTISFAKDGKLRKIPRKELRASLVNELNWFKTKEKGGENDVKKR; encoded by the coding sequence ATGACAACAATTACATTTAGTTTAAGTTCGATACTTAATGTCCTTAGGACAGTTATTGACTTAATATTAGTATGGTATGTAATCTATGTGTTAATTTCAATGATGAAGCAAAATATGCGAACTATGCAATTGTTTAAAGGGGTTCTATTAATACTGATTTTAAAAATGTTTACTAGTCTATTAGGATTAAGTGTAATGGATTATCTAGTAGATATTGTATTAACATGGGGCGTAGTTGCTATTATTGTTGTATTCCAGCCTGAAATTAGAGGGTTATTAGAAAAAATGGGACGAACTAAATTAGAGCCTAATCATGAAAATTTATCGGATGATGAAAAGGAAAGATTAATGGATGAATTAGTTAGCGCAATAACTAAATTATCTGAAGACCAAACAGGTGCATTAATTACATTTGAATGTGGACAATCTTTGATTGATTATATAAATACTGGAACTAGAATAAATGCTGATATAAAATCAGAGCTCTTTACAACAATATTTTGGGAAGGAACACCGTTACATGATGGCGCAACAATTATCAAAGATGATCGTGTAGTCTGTGCTGCAGCTTTTTATCCACCTACTAATCAAGAGCTTAGTCCATTATATGGAGCAAGGCATCGTGCAGCCCTTGGAATAAGTGAGATAACTGATTCTTTAACTGTTGTAGTATCAGAAGAAACGGGAACTATATCATTTGCTAAAGATGGTAAATTACGTAAAATACCCCGAAAAGAATTACGTGCATCTTTAGTTAATGAATTAAATTGGTTTAAAACAAAAGAAAAAGGTGGTGAAAATGATGTCAAAAAAAGATAA
- a CDS encoding PduL/EutD family phosphate acyltransferase: MDKKFIVETSARHIHLSKEDLETLFGEGYQLTNKKNLSQPGQFACEEKVTVVGTKGEQKMSVLGPVRKATQVELSLTDARSLGLKASIRESGDIEGTEGCKLVGPAGEVELSCGVIAAKRHIHMTPADAKEFGVVDKEIVSVKIDTDNRSLIFGDVVCRVSENYATAMHIDTDESNAAGCGREVYGTIVK, translated from the coding sequence ATGGATAAAAAATTTATCGTTGAAACCTCAGCAAGACATATTCACTTATCAAAAGAAGATTTAGAAACATTATTTGGAGAAGGATATCAATTAACAAACAAAAAAAACTTATCTCAACCAGGGCAATTTGCATGTGAAGAAAAAGTTACAGTTGTTGGTACTAAAGGAGAACAAAAAATGTCTGTTTTGGGACCCGTTCGTAAAGCTACTCAAGTTGAGTTGTCTTTAACTGATGCTCGTTCATTAGGACTTAAAGCTAGTATTAGAGAATCAGGTGATATTGAAGGAACTGAAGGATGTAAATTAGTAGGTCCTGCAGGAGAAGTAGAACTTTCTTGTGGTGTAATTGCTGCAAAAAGACATATTCATATGACACCTGCTGATGCTAAAGAATTCGGTGTTGTTGATAAAGAAATTGTTAGTGTTAAAATTGATACTGATAATCGTTCATTAATCTTTGGTGATGTTGTTTGTCGTGTAAGTGAAAATTATGCTACTGCAATGCATATTGATACAGATGAATCTAATGCTGCTGGGTGTGGTAGAGAAGTATACGGAACTATTGTTAAATAA
- a CDS encoding DUF4230 domain-containing protein yields MKLLDTLGKTKKAIGGIILILLITILIFFAGTRYAKRNSNPEITSTSLTQQLQEIEELATMSYNYTKVGEFSDNLKFNGWDIPLTEKSFLITYDGKLKAGIKMDEIEIAINSNKIIVSIPEIEILSNEIDENSIEVYDESKNVFNPISINDYATFAKKQKEMVAEEAIENGLLSEAATKTQDAIKKYLNAIPNINENYTIEVKFLETKNGQ; encoded by the coding sequence ATGAAACTACTTGATACTCTCGGTAAAACAAAAAAAGCAATAGGAGGAATTATATTAATCCTATTGATTACGATATTAATCTTTTTTGCTGGTACAAGATATGCTAAAAGAAATAGTAATCCAGAAATTACTTCAACCAGTTTAACTCAACAATTGCAAGAAATTGAAGAACTTGCTACTATGTCATATAATTATACTAAAGTTGGTGAATTTTCCGACAATCTTAAGTTTAATGGTTGGGATATTCCACTTACTGAAAAGAGCTTTTTAATTACTTATGATGGTAAATTGAAAGCTGGTATTAAAATGGATGAAATCGAAATAGCTATTAATTCAAACAAAATCATTGTCTCAATTCCTGAAATTGAAATATTAAGTAATGAAATTGATGAAAATAGTATTGAAGTCTATGATGAATCTAAAAATGTTTTTAATCCTATCTCGATAAATGATTATGCTACTTTTGCTAAAAAGCAAAAAGAAATGGTGGCTGAAGAAGCAATTGAAAATGGTTTATTAAGTGAAGCGGCTACTAAAACTCAAGATGCAATAAAAAAATATTTAAATGCTATTCCTAATATTAATGAAAATTACACTATTGAAGTTAAATTTTTAGAAACAAAAAATGGTCAATGA
- a CDS encoding HU family DNA-binding protein, with protein MNKTELVEAIASNTNMTKTDVDKVITSFIEVVTDALVKGEKVSLKGFGNFEIRERGERTGRNPRTGETMTISASKAPAFKASSALKNAVNK; from the coding sequence ATGAATAAAACTGAATTAGTAGAAGCAATTGCTTCAAACACAAATATGACAAAAACAGATGTAGATAAAGTTATCACTTCATTTATTGAAGTAGTAACAGATGCATTAGTAAAAGGTGAAAAAGTATCATTAAAAGGATTTGGAAATTTTGAAATTAGAGAAAGAGGAGAAAGAACAGGGCGTAATCCTAGAACTGGAGAAACAATGACTATCTCAGCAAGTAAAGCTCCAGCATTTAAAGCTAGTAGTGCTTTAAAAAATGCGGTAAATAAATAA
- a CDS encoding threonine aldolase family protein, whose translation MYSFTNDYSEGAHYRIIEALSKINNEQNTGYGLDQYCYETTNILKKQMENDNVDIHYLVGGTQTNATFIASALKPYQAVIAVDSGHINVHETGAIEATGHKVLTKVHKDGKLTTEIIKKIIEEHQDEHMVQPKMVYISQTTEYGTVYTLNELKEIYYFCKKNQLYLYVDGARLGSALAIKGTPTLKDLSNYSDAFYIGGTKMGALFGECLVIVNDDLKNDFRYNIKQRGAMLAKGWLLGAQFKELFSNNLYLEIGIHENKMADILREGLKDYDMYVESPSNQVFPILPKDLITKLQRNYSFNVMNKIDENHYCIRLVTSWATQKKDVDNFIKTVKQYTKDYNL comes from the coding sequence ATGTATAGTTTTACAAATGATTATAGTGAAGGAGCACATTATAGAATAATAGAGGCATTGTCAAAAATAAACAATGAACAAAATACTGGATATGGATTAGATCAATATTGTTATGAAACAACAAATATTTTAAAAAAGCAAATGGAAAATGATAATGTTGATATACATTATCTTGTAGGAGGAACACAAACTAATGCAACATTTATTGCTTCAGCATTAAAACCATATCAAGCTGTAATTGCTGTAGATAGTGGACATATAAATGTTCATGAAACAGGAGCAATTGAAGCTACAGGACATAAAGTGCTTACTAAAGTACATAAAGATGGAAAATTAACTACAGAAATAATAAAAAAAATAATTGAAGAACACCAAGATGAACATATGGTACAACCTAAGATGGTATACATTTCACAGACTACAGAATATGGAACTGTATATACACTAAATGAATTAAAAGAAATTTATTATTTCTGTAAAAAAAATCAGTTATATTTATATGTTGATGGAGCTAGACTTGGAAGTGCATTAGCAATAAAAGGAACACCTACATTAAAAGATTTATCTAATTATAGTGATGCTTTTTATATAGGTGGAACTAAAATGGGGGCATTATTTGGAGAATGTTTAGTAATTGTAAACGATGACTTAAAAAATGATTTTAGATATAATATTAAACAAAGAGGCGCTATGCTAGCAAAAGGCTGGTTATTAGGGGCACAATTCAAAGAATTATTTAGTAATAATCTTTATTTAGAAATTGGGATTCATGAAAATAAAATGGCTGATATTTTAAGAGAAGGACTTAAAGATTATGATATGTATGTTGAATCTCCAAGCAATCAAGTATTTCCGATTTTACCAAAAGATTTAATAACAAAATTACAACGTAATTACTCTTTTAATGTAATGAATAAAATTGATGAAAATCATTACTGTATACGTTTAGTCACATCATGGGCTACCCAAAAAAAAGATGTTGACAATTTTATAAAAACTGTCAAACAATATACAAAAGATTATAACTTGTAA